A portion of the Limanda limanda chromosome 3, fLimLim1.1, whole genome shotgun sequence genome contains these proteins:
- the rassf10b gene encoding ras association domain-containing protein 10, translated as MEESTISVWVCREEKLVLGLSKRTTCADVVQVLVEEQDPPSGLSASCCIVEKWRGFERILPNKTKMLRLWVAWGDEQKNVKFVLVKSEVSLASHGARSAEARVVRSHQGPGGTGGSARSPVGSISPEKQRRVVRKAFRKLEKMKKKRPRAARRDASSAEKMETLVHLVVSQDHTVRQQVQRLTELDAEIETCEAKVHVDRIKRHGVNYVQDTYLVEAASSREEDKLCPPGTLVKLEEYVVRCEEVLRLHQELEEQEAQVDIITAQIQEELNHRWMQRRREEQRPAGGPQSAPCRTDTDTTAEDELLLEGERIRTQLDASWYIGLRLNTDLEALRSDLELSQEICDAREKEMRDLLEKVNTLDMDEGTGVMMMMSTLERKSEWVEQARGLSKALSVNDDDSDTGLSSLHSQDSDCQTVWESLV; from the coding sequence ATGGAGGAGAGTACGATATCAGTGTGGGTCTGCCGGGAAGAGAAGCTCGTCCTCGGCTTGTCGAAGCGCACGACCTGCGCCGACGTGGTCCAGGtgctggtggaggagcaggacccCCCGAGCGGCCTCTCCGCGTCCTGCTGCATCGTGGAGAAGTGGAGGGGCTTCGAGAGGATCCTACCCAACAAAACCAAGATGCTGCGGCTGTGGGTCGCCTGGGGAGACGAGCAGAAGAACGTGAAGTTCGTGCTGGTGAAGAGCGAAGTGTCCCTGGCGAGCCACGGAGCCCGGAGCGCGGAGGCTCGGGTGGTGCGGAGCCACCAGGGCCCGGGGGGCACCGGAGGATCCGCCAGGTCCCCGGTGGGAAGCATCTCCCCGGAGAAACAGCGGCGGGTCGTCAGGAAAGCCTTCAGGAagctggagaagatgaagaagaagagaccgAGGGCGGCGCGCAGGGACGCGTCCTCCGCGGAGAAGATGGAGACTCTGGTTCATCTGGTGGTGTCCCAGGACCACACGGTCCGGCAGCAGGTCCAGAGACTCACGGAGCTGGACGCGGAGATCGAGACGTGCGAGGCCAAGGTGCATGTGGACAGAATCAAGAGACACGGAGTCAACTATGTTCAGGACACGTATCTGGTGGAGGCAGCCTCCAGCCGCGAGGAGGACAAACTGTGTCCACCCGGGACTCTGGTGAAGCTGGAGGAGTACGTGGTGCGCTGTGAGGAGGTGCTGAGGCTGcaccaggagctggaggagcaggaggctcaGGTGGACATCATTACGGCGCAGATCCAAGAGGAGCTGAACCACCGCTggatgcagaggaggagagaggagcagcggcCCGCCGGGGGACCACAGAGCGCCCCCTGCCGCACGGACACAGACACTACAGCAGAGGACGAGCTGCTtctggaaggagagaggatCAGAACGCAGCTAGATGCGAGCTGGTACATCGGTCTGCGCCTCAACACTGACTTAGAGGCTCTTAGGAGCGATTTAGAGCTGAGCCAGGAGATTTGTGATGCgagggagaaggagatgagggaTTTGCTGGAGAAAGTGAACACTTTGGACATGGACGAAGGGACaggggtgatgatgatgatgagcacTTTGGAGAGGAAGAGTGAGTGGGTGGAGCAGGCCAGGGGTCTGTCCAAAGCTCTCAGCGTGAACGACGACGACTCAGACACTGGATTAAGTTCCCtgcacagtcaggactcagacTGCCAGACTGTGTGGGAGTCACTGGTTTAA